Proteins from one Pantoea cypripedii genomic window:
- a CDS encoding hydantoinase/oxoprolinase family protein, with amino-acid sequence MSKTGGNNSKNRVAVDVGGTFTDIVLLQGNTQYSAKILTSADAPERAVIAGISDVLNQAAIDFKDIDLLILGTTLATNALIERKGARTALITTGGFRDLVEIGQEDRFAQYDVFLQKPRPLVERQWRFTVEERIDAQGKVRIPLNEAQVIELASELRALKIESVAIGYLQSFINSQHEQRTAEILRDLLPEVTLSLSSEVCPEIREYERLSTVSANAYVQPLVAGYLHRLQQLLQQRGLRGQPYLMTSGGGITTLENGITEPVRLVESGPAGGAILASNIASQLNLNKVLSFDMGGTTAKICFINNFQPQISRSFEFGRVHRHQKGSGLPIRIPVIDLVEIGAGGGSIARIDNLQRLQVGPDSAGSSPGPVSYNLGGELVTITDANAHLGLLEPSSFAGGKVALDVNKAAYALAKQVGEPLGLTTDDAALAVTEIIAENMANAARVHASELGKQVDNYTLVAFGGAAPLHAARLASKLGINRVVIPHAAGVGSALGFLWAPVAYQAVRSFYQRLDNPDFAAVNRLLETLSAQAQQIVQEAEAHADITLQHSVYLRYAGQGHEVPIHLPGNRFDAQGLADLHDRFTQSYRQLYGRSLDHVPVEAISWTVTASTAAPTITFPAPLTESVSQPAVAERDIFSLQQQRHIRVPVFTRSHMSQQSPHQGPLLIVDSETTTLVDELFSVRSTPEGHLLLERQMHTGATQ; translated from the coding sequence ATGTCAAAAACAGGCGGTAATAATAGCAAAAACCGGGTTGCTGTAGATGTCGGGGGCACTTTCACTGATATCGTGCTGCTGCAAGGGAATACCCAGTATTCTGCAAAAATCCTTACCAGCGCAGATGCGCCTGAGCGCGCAGTTATTGCAGGAATCAGCGACGTACTTAACCAGGCTGCGATCGATTTTAAGGATATTGACCTGCTAATTCTGGGCACTACGCTGGCAACTAATGCACTGATCGAACGCAAAGGTGCCCGTACTGCACTCATCACCACTGGAGGTTTTCGCGATTTAGTGGAGATTGGTCAGGAGGATCGCTTTGCACAGTATGACGTTTTTTTGCAAAAGCCACGCCCGCTGGTGGAGCGTCAGTGGCGTTTCACCGTTGAAGAGCGTATTGATGCTCAAGGTAAAGTGCGCATCCCTCTCAATGAGGCGCAGGTTATTGAACTTGCCAGTGAACTACGGGCGCTGAAAATCGAAAGCGTGGCGATTGGCTATCTGCAAAGTTTTATCAATTCGCAACATGAACAGCGCACTGCGGAAATCTTGCGTGACCTGCTGCCAGAAGTGACATTGTCACTATCGAGTGAGGTTTGTCCTGAGATTCGCGAGTATGAACGTCTGTCAACGGTGTCTGCTAATGCCTATGTACAGCCACTGGTAGCGGGTTATCTTCATCGTCTACAGCAGTTGTTGCAACAGCGTGGTTTGAGAGGACAACCTTATCTGATGACCTCTGGTGGCGGTATTACCACGCTGGAAAATGGTATTACCGAACCCGTCAGACTGGTGGAATCTGGCCCTGCTGGTGGTGCCATTCTTGCCAGCAATATCGCCAGCCAACTCAATCTAAACAAAGTGCTCTCTTTTGATATGGGGGGCACCACGGCGAAAATCTGCTTTATCAATAATTTCCAGCCTCAGATTTCGCGCAGCTTTGAGTTCGGGCGCGTACATCGACATCAGAAAGGCTCGGGTTTGCCGATTCGTATTCCGGTTATCGATCTGGTTGAGATTGGCGCAGGTGGCGGTTCAATTGCACGCATCGATAATTTACAACGCCTGCAAGTTGGGCCGGATAGCGCGGGATCCTCGCCTGGCCCGGTCAGTTACAACCTTGGCGGTGAGTTGGTGACCATTACCGATGCTAACGCGCATCTGGGATTACTGGAACCGTCGAGTTTTGCCGGTGGTAAAGTGGCGTTAGATGTTAATAAAGCAGCGTATGCGCTAGCAAAACAGGTGGGTGAACCGCTCGGATTAACCACGGATGACGCTGCGCTGGCAGTGACCGAAATTATCGCTGAAAACATGGCTAATGCCGCACGCGTGCACGCCAGTGAGCTTGGTAAGCAAGTTGACAACTATACCCTTGTCGCATTTGGTGGTGCAGCACCGCTTCATGCTGCGCGGCTTGCCAGTAAGCTGGGCATTAACCGAGTGGTGATCCCCCACGCAGCTGGCGTCGGCTCCGCACTGGGCTTCCTGTGGGCACCGGTGGCCTATCAGGCGGTGCGCAGCTTTTATCAGCGGCTCGATAATCCGGATTTTGCCGCCGTAAATAGATTACTGGAGACACTGAGCGCACAGGCACAACAGATAGTGCAGGAAGCAGAAGCACATGCCGATATCACGCTCCAGCACAGTGTGTATCTGCGTTATGCCGGTCAGGGGCATGAAGTGCCAATCCACCTGCCGGGCAACCGCTTCGATGCGCAGGGACTTGCGGATTTGCACGATCGTTTCACACAAAGCTATCGCCAGCTCTATGGCCGCAGCCTGGATCATGTACCGGTAGAAGCCATTAGCTGGACGGTCACAGCATCAACGGCAGCACCCACTATTACCTTCCCTGCCCCGTTAACGGAATCGGTTAGCCAGCCAGCTGTGGCGGAGCGAGACATTTTTTCTCTCCAGCAGCAACGCCACATCCGGGTTCCGGTATTCACCCGCTCTCACATGAGCCAGCAATCCCCCCATCAGGGGCCGCTGTTAATCGTCGATTCTGAAACCACCACGTTGGTTGATGAGCTGTTCTCTGTCCGCAGCACACCCGAGGGACATCTGCTGCTGGAACGGCAAATGCATACAGGAGCTACGCAATGA
- a CDS encoding hydantoinase B/oxoprolinase family protein: protein MNQDIIQYQVIWNRLISVVEEQAQALIRTAFGTATREAGDLSAGVFLPDGRMVAQAVTGTPGHVNSMAESVKHFLRVFPIEGLQPGDVLVTNDPWKGTGHLYDITMVTPVFHHGRPVALFASTLHVIDIGGLGPGPDGQQIWHEGLFLPIIKFIHAGKLDETVLNIVKANVREPAQVEGDFLALVACNDVGARRLLTLLDEFELNDLLEVGEYILTRSEQAMLDAVRAWPAGSWESELWVDGYGEPLRLQAKLTLSYDGIHVDFTGSAGFVSKGINVVKAYTDAYTSFGIRCLIGADIPNNAGSLGVIKIDAPEGSILNAPYPAAVTSRHIIGQMLPDVVFNCLRQARPGEVPAEGASCLWNIQLSGGHILQQYNAKDSLKQPRFSITSFSTGGTGARPRLDGLSTTSFPSGVRNVSLEILESISPVVFWRKEYRQDSGGAGAQRGGLGQIIELSHGQDLPMELGAAWDRIHFPAQGAEGGLAGAPGRVTLSSGETLSGKGRQVIPPGSHLIVETPGGGGLGNPRDRESASVQRDVTNRLISAEAAAEHYGFTNKTE, encoded by the coding sequence ATGAACCAGGACATTATTCAATACCAGGTCATCTGGAACCGTTTGATCTCAGTAGTGGAAGAACAGGCGCAGGCACTGATTCGTACTGCTTTTGGTACCGCCACCCGTGAAGCAGGTGATCTCTCGGCAGGCGTATTTTTACCTGATGGCCGCATGGTGGCTCAGGCTGTCACTGGGACGCCGGGACACGTCAATTCCATGGCGGAGTCGGTTAAGCACTTCCTGCGAGTTTTTCCAATTGAAGGGCTGCAACCCGGCGATGTGCTGGTCACTAACGATCCGTGGAAAGGCACCGGCCACCTGTATGACATCACCATGGTTACACCCGTATTTCATCACGGGCGACCAGTGGCACTGTTTGCTTCTACGCTACATGTGATCGATATCGGTGGACTCGGTCCCGGCCCAGATGGACAGCAAATCTGGCATGAGGGTTTGTTTCTGCCGATTATCAAATTCATCCATGCCGGGAAGCTGGATGAAACCGTACTGAATATTGTGAAAGCCAACGTGCGCGAGCCGGCTCAGGTGGAAGGTGATTTCCTCGCCCTGGTCGCCTGTAACGATGTGGGTGCTCGTCGTCTGCTAACCCTTCTGGATGAATTTGAACTCAACGATCTGCTTGAGGTTGGCGAGTACATTCTGACCCGTTCGGAACAGGCGATGCTGGACGCGGTGCGTGCCTGGCCAGCCGGTAGTTGGGAGAGTGAACTTTGGGTGGATGGTTACGGTGAGCCGCTTCGTCTGCAAGCAAAGCTGACGCTCAGTTACGACGGTATTCATGTTGATTTTACCGGAAGCGCGGGTTTTGTCTCCAAAGGCATTAATGTCGTGAAAGCCTACACCGATGCTTATACCTCCTTTGGTATTCGCTGCCTGATTGGTGCCGATATCCCTAATAATGCTGGGTCGCTTGGCGTGATTAAAATCGATGCACCAGAAGGTTCGATTCTGAATGCACCATACCCGGCGGCAGTGACCTCCAGACACATCATTGGTCAGATGTTACCTGATGTAGTGTTTAACTGTCTGCGTCAGGCGCGTCCTGGCGAAGTACCAGCGGAAGGCGCCTCCTGTTTATGGAATATTCAGCTCTCCGGCGGCCATATACTGCAGCAGTACAATGCCAAAGATAGCCTGAAGCAACCCCGGTTTTCTATTACCAGTTTCTCCACGGGTGGCACTGGCGCGCGCCCGCGACTTGATGGTCTTTCTACCACCTCTTTCCCGAGCGGGGTGCGCAATGTCTCGCTGGAAATCCTTGAGTCGATTAGCCCGGTGGTGTTCTGGCGTAAAGAATATCGCCAGGATTCCGGTGGCGCAGGCGCACAGCGCGGCGGGCTGGGGCAAATTATCGAACTTTCACACGGTCAGGATCTGCCGATGGAATTAGGTGCAGCCTGGGATCGCATTCACTTTCCAGCGCAGGGGGCCGAAGGTGGGCTGGCTGGCGCACCTGGACGGGTCACGCTCTCCAGCGGGGAGACGTTGTCTGGAAAAGGCCGACAGGTCATCCCGCCTGGCAGCCATCTTATCGTTGAAACTCCAGGCGGTGGTGGACTAGGCAACCCGCGTGATCGCGAATCTGCCAGCGTGCAACGCGACGTCACCAATCGACTGATTAGCGCAGAAGCCGCTGCTGAACACTATGGATTCACTAATAAAACGGAGTAA
- a CDS encoding ABC transporter substrate-binding protein, which translates to MLKLFRRSLLAVALGTSLLGSAAQAAEPQAGGTLNLVLNYEPPALIALTTVATPALSVSAKVTEGLLSYDFDLNPKPQLATSWEVSPDGTRYTFHLRPGVKWHDGQDFTSADVAYSIELLKRVHPRASSTFANVTKVETPDALTAVLVLSKPAPYLIKAFAAAESPIVPKHIYEGTDPLTNPHNNAPIGTGPYLFDKWVRGSYILYKRNPNYWDKNRPYLDQLVVKFIPDAAARSVAFETGDADLGYRTPVALNDVARLKKLPQLGFDTKGNSYSYNVSSLQFNLDDAHFKDLRVRQAVAHAINRQVILQVAYFGLGQVTASPIAPGIKEYNDPSPSPYDFDIKKANELLDQAGFPKGSDGTRFSVTLDYNPIAEDLRKTAEYTRSALAKIGIKVTLRAQDLSSFVRRIYTDRDFSFTINGHSNLYDPTVGVQRIYWSKNFRKGVPFSNASDYHNPEVDRLLETAQTENDPQKRVEEFKAFQQIVEHDLPDINLISPQFITIYNRKVHDHSVTADGIEGNLSQVWIGKQ; encoded by the coding sequence ATGCTGAAACTTTTTCGCCGCTCGCTTTTAGCGGTTGCTTTGGGGACGTCGCTGCTGGGAAGCGCGGCACAGGCTGCTGAGCCACAAGCGGGTGGCACACTGAATCTGGTATTAAACTACGAACCACCTGCGCTGATCGCACTGACCACGGTTGCCACGCCAGCATTGAGTGTCAGTGCTAAAGTGACTGAGGGGCTGCTCAGCTATGATTTTGATCTTAACCCTAAGCCACAGTTAGCGACCAGTTGGGAGGTCAGCCCAGATGGCACACGCTACACCTTCCATTTGCGTCCTGGAGTGAAATGGCACGATGGACAGGATTTCACTTCAGCCGATGTCGCTTACTCTATTGAGTTACTCAAAAGAGTACACCCGCGCGCTTCCAGTACTTTTGCCAATGTCACCAAAGTTGAGACGCCAGATGCTCTGACCGCCGTGTTAGTTCTCTCCAAGCCCGCGCCTTATCTGATAAAAGCGTTTGCTGCGGCTGAATCACCGATTGTACCGAAACACATTTACGAAGGTACTGACCCGCTGACAAATCCCCACAATAATGCACCGATTGGCACCGGTCCGTATCTCTTTGATAAATGGGTACGTGGTAGTTACATTTTATATAAGCGCAACCCAAACTATTGGGACAAGAATCGCCCTTATCTTGACCAACTGGTCGTGAAGTTTATCCCGGATGCGGCTGCGCGTTCAGTGGCGTTTGAAACCGGTGATGCCGATCTTGGCTATCGTACGCCGGTGGCGCTCAACGATGTAGCCCGTTTGAAAAAACTGCCTCAACTCGGTTTCGACACCAAAGGCAACAGTTACTCATATAACGTCAGCTCGCTGCAATTTAATCTGGATGATGCGCACTTCAAAGATCTTCGCGTTCGCCAGGCTGTGGCGCATGCAATTAATCGTCAGGTCATTTTACAGGTGGCCTATTTTGGTCTTGGACAAGTGACGGCATCACCCATTGCTCCGGGTATCAAAGAGTACAACGACCCATCCCCTTCACCGTATGATTTTGATATTAAGAAGGCCAATGAACTGTTAGATCAGGCCGGTTTTCCGAAAGGCAGCGATGGCACACGCTTCAGTGTCACGCTGGATTATAACCCGATTGCAGAAGATCTACGTAAAACAGCGGAATATACCCGTTCAGCGCTGGCAAAAATCGGTATTAAAGTAACGCTGCGCGCCCAGGATCTTTCCAGTTTTGTACGACGCATTTACACTGACCGTGACTTCTCATTCACCATTAATGGCCATAGCAATTTGTATGATCCGACTGTTGGCGTTCAGCGCATCTACTGGTCGAAGAATTTCCGTAAAGGCGTCCCCTTCTCTAATGCTTCGGATTACCACAATCCTGAAGTAGATCGGCTGCTCGAAACGGCGCAAACAGAAAACGATCCGCAGAAGCGAGTTGAGGAATTTAAGGCGTTTCAGCAGATTGTTGAGCACGACCTACCCGATATTAACCTGATATCACCGCAGTTCATCACCATTTATAATCGCAAGGTGCATGATCACTCGGTTACTGCTGATGGCATTGAAGGTAATCTCTCGCAAGTCTGGATTGGAAAGCAGTAA
- a CDS encoding iron-containing alcohol dehydrogenase family protein has product MVSIKTPDNYLQEAGVISRVGEYVLRLANRVLIITGSNALRAAGDALQQSLAREGISFEVVFLQGKCTLPTLQTLAQLAKEMNAEGILGLGGGAVMDTAKGVGELAGQLPVIQVPTVAATCAAWSPFSVLYNAQGGHDGSLPLRRFPAWILVDTQVIAASPVRFLKAGIVDALAKWFEFNPYQQKNGNDLALTLQLNASLLAVNAFEQFGIQAVEDNFHQRVTQALTQTIDAVIALAGLANSVRDESHQVGVAHAIHNSMTHHEVFHRWLHGEKVGYGLAVQAILQHSNPADRDSLLGWLRKMDMPLTPAALGIGDNITLLEQIAAGVKIKPEARQNLPFAVDSASLATALKATHTGLPGELSIG; this is encoded by the coding sequence ATGGTGTCCATCAAGACCCCTGATAATTATTTGCAGGAAGCCGGTGTGATTAGCAGGGTCGGGGAATACGTGTTGCGGCTGGCCAACCGTGTGCTGATCATCACCGGCAGTAACGCTTTACGGGCGGCAGGAGATGCGCTTCAGCAGAGTCTGGCCCGTGAGGGTATTAGCTTTGAAGTCGTCTTTTTGCAGGGGAAATGTACGTTGCCCACCCTGCAAACGCTGGCACAGCTGGCCAAAGAAATGAATGCGGAGGGCATCCTTGGCCTGGGCGGTGGTGCGGTCATGGATACCGCAAAAGGTGTGGGGGAACTGGCTGGGCAATTGCCGGTCATTCAGGTTCCCACCGTTGCAGCGACATGCGCAGCATGGTCACCTTTCAGCGTGTTGTACAACGCGCAGGGGGGACATGACGGAAGCCTTCCGCTACGGCGGTTTCCAGCCTGGATTCTGGTTGATACACAAGTCATTGCTGCCTCACCGGTGCGTTTTTTAAAAGCAGGGATCGTCGATGCGCTGGCCAAATGGTTTGAATTCAATCCGTATCAGCAAAAAAACGGCAATGACCTGGCTCTGACGTTACAACTCAATGCTTCGCTGCTGGCAGTCAACGCTTTCGAGCAATTTGGCATTCAGGCCGTGGAGGATAATTTTCATCAGCGGGTTACTCAGGCGTTAACCCAGACTATCGATGCCGTCATCGCGCTGGCAGGGTTGGCAAACAGCGTTCGTGATGAAAGTCACCAGGTGGGAGTGGCGCACGCGATTCATAACAGTATGACGCATCATGAAGTTTTTCATCGCTGGTTACATGGTGAAAAAGTGGGGTACGGTCTGGCAGTACAGGCCATTTTGCAGCACAGCAATCCCGCCGATCGTGACTCTCTGCTCGGCTGGCTTCGAAAAATGGATATGCCATTGACGCCTGCCGCGTTAGGGATTGGCGATAATATCACCTTGCTGGAACAGATTGCGGCAGGGGTGAAAATCAAACCTGAGGCCCGTCAAAATCTGCCGTTTGCCGTTGACAGCGCAAGTTTGGCTACAGCGCTGAAAGCAACACACACCGGCCTGCCTGGTGAATTGAGTATCGGGTGA
- a CDS encoding ABC transporter permease gives MSRQPPIRPEYQRELTPLEDFALATPLPLHVRLGNLTWLRKSLILLVLIVIWEVAARWQNNDLMFPSFWQTFTALREDMASGELPRRAWLSLSLLLKGYVLGTLLALLVSALAISTRIGRDLLSTLTAMFNPLPAIALLPLSLLWFGLGNASLVFVIVHSVIWPMALNTWSGFMGVSETLKMAGRNYGLKGWRYVVWILIPAALPALLSGLKIGWAFAWRTLIAAELVFGASSGSGGLGWYIFQNRNEMYTDRVFAGLVTVTMIGLLVEGLVFSTLERLTIKRWGMQS, from the coding sequence ATGAGCAGGCAACCACCCATCCGGCCTGAGTATCAACGCGAGTTGACGCCGCTGGAAGATTTTGCACTGGCCACACCGTTGCCATTACATGTGCGGTTAGGGAATCTTACCTGGCTCCGAAAGTCGCTAATATTGCTGGTGCTTATTGTCATCTGGGAGGTGGCAGCGCGCTGGCAAAACAATGACCTGATGTTTCCCAGTTTCTGGCAGACGTTTACCGCCCTGCGTGAAGATATGGCGAGCGGTGAATTACCGCGTCGCGCGTGGCTGTCATTAAGCCTGCTGCTGAAAGGTTATGTCCTGGGTACCTTGCTGGCGCTGCTCGTCAGTGCACTCGCGATATCAACACGCATTGGCCGCGATTTACTGAGTACACTGACAGCCATGTTTAACCCGCTACCCGCGATAGCCTTGCTGCCGTTATCGTTGCTCTGGTTTGGGTTGGGCAACGCCAGCCTGGTCTTTGTGATTGTACATTCGGTCATTTGGCCGATGGCGCTGAATACGTGGTCAGGTTTTATGGGTGTCTCCGAAACCCTGAAAATGGCGGGCCGTAACTACGGACTAAAGGGATGGCGTTATGTGGTGTGGATTTTGATCCCCGCAGCCCTGCCTGCGCTGCTATCAGGTTTGAAAATTGGCTGGGCCTTCGCCTGGAGAACGTTAATCGCGGCCGAGCTGGTGTTTGGCGCGTCGAGCGGGAGCGGCGGACTGGGTTGGTACATTTTCCAGAATCGCAATGAAATGTACACCGACCGGGTATTCGCGGGTCTGGTGACGGTCACCATGATTGGTCTTCTGGTCGAAGGGCTGGTCTTTTCAACCCTGGAAAGGCTGACAATTAAACGCTGGGGTATGCAGAGCTAA
- a CDS encoding ABC transporter ATP-binding protein, with protein sequence MSESLPPPLLRVDSVHLQYRTRERLIQASHDVSFDVWPADRFMLLGPSGCGKSSLLKAIAGFLPPVSGSIRLGGETVSQPGPDRMMVFQEFDQLPPWKTVEENIAFPLIASRRAGKAEAKERAGYFLEKVGLGAFRNAYPNTLSGGMKQRVAIARALALQPQILLMDEPFAALDALTRRKMQEELLSLWEDVRFTLLFVTHSIEEALIVGSRVLLLSPHPGRVKAELNCHQYSLENSGSVEFQADVTRIHDLLFPQPAVSVVGSPGQLKEDSYEQATTHPA encoded by the coding sequence ATGTCGGAGTCATTACCGCCACCTCTGCTGCGTGTCGATAGCGTTCATCTGCAATATCGCACACGTGAGCGTCTGATTCAGGCTTCCCATGACGTCAGTTTTGACGTCTGGCCTGCCGATCGTTTTATGTTACTGGGGCCGTCAGGTTGTGGTAAATCGAGCCTGCTAAAAGCCATTGCCGGATTTCTGCCCCCGGTGTCCGGTTCCATCCGTCTTGGCGGTGAAACGGTCAGCCAGCCGGGTCCAGACCGCATGATGGTGTTCCAGGAGTTTGATCAGTTACCACCGTGGAAAACGGTGGAAGAAAACATTGCCTTTCCGCTGATAGCCAGCCGGAGAGCGGGTAAGGCGGAAGCGAAAGAGCGCGCCGGGTATTTTTTGGAAAAAGTCGGGTTAGGGGCGTTCCGCAACGCCTATCCCAATACATTATCCGGCGGAATGAAGCAGCGGGTCGCTATCGCGCGCGCGCTGGCCCTTCAGCCGCAGATTTTACTGATGGATGAACCCTTTGCCGCGCTGGATGCGCTGACGCGCCGCAAGATGCAGGAAGAGTTGCTGAGTCTGTGGGAAGACGTGCGGTTTACCTTGCTTTTTGTTACCCATTCCATCGAAGAAGCACTGATTGTTGGCAGCCGCGTTCTGCTGCTATCACCGCATCCAGGCAGGGTAAAAGCTGAACTGAACTGTCATCAATATTCACTGGAAAATTCAGGTAGCGTTGAGTTTCAGGCGGATGTTACCCGCATTCACGATTTATTATTTCCGCAACCTGCCGTGTCGGTCGTGGGTTCACCGGGACAACTGAAAGAGGACAGTTATGAGCAGGCAACCACCCATCCGGCCTGA
- a CDS encoding ABC transporter substrate-binding protein produces MNLLQSNRFSSSWRRSGISLLLLSSLFGSATASAEGQINIAQQYGIGYLILDVVRDQNLIEKHGKEEGLDIKVNWRTLSGATGLNEGLLSGSLDVVAAGVPPALTLWDRTKGKQNVKAIAALGSMPNFLLSNNPAVKSIKDLSSKDRIAVPAAGVGFQSRTLQIETARLYGNADYKRFDNITVSLPHPDASAALIAGGSEITAHFSSPPFQYQALEHPDIHKILSSYDVLGGPGTFNLLYTTSKFHDENPKTYRAFFDALAEAEQIIKADKAAAAQTYIRVEKSKLPVAFIQKMIEDPENNFTITPERTFVYADKLYQLGVLKNKAASWKDYFFSEAYTLPGS; encoded by the coding sequence ATGAATTTATTACAAAGCAATCGCTTTTCTTCTTCCTGGCGTCGTTCAGGCATTTCCTTGTTGCTACTCAGCAGCCTGTTCGGGTCGGCTACGGCCAGTGCAGAAGGCCAGATCAACATCGCGCAGCAATACGGTATCGGCTATCTTATCCTTGATGTTGTCAGAGATCAGAACCTTATCGAGAAACACGGTAAGGAAGAAGGGCTGGATATTAAAGTTAACTGGCGCACACTTTCTGGTGCCACCGGGTTAAATGAAGGACTTCTTTCCGGCTCACTGGACGTGGTTGCCGCTGGGGTACCACCGGCGCTGACACTCTGGGACCGCACCAAAGGGAAGCAAAATGTTAAAGCGATTGCGGCACTCGGATCTATGCCTAATTTCCTGCTGAGCAACAATCCCGCGGTTAAAAGCATAAAAGACCTGAGTAGCAAAGACCGTATCGCAGTACCGGCTGCCGGAGTCGGCTTCCAGTCAAGGACATTGCAGATAGAAACAGCGCGCCTGTACGGCAACGCAGATTATAAGCGATTTGATAATATTACTGTGAGTCTCCCTCATCCAGATGCCAGCGCTGCGCTGATCGCCGGTGGTTCAGAAATCACGGCGCATTTTTCCAGTCCACCTTTCCAGTATCAGGCGCTGGAACATCCTGATATTCACAAAATATTGAGTTCCTATGACGTATTAGGCGGCCCGGGAACCTTTAATCTGCTGTATACCACATCGAAATTTCATGATGAAAACCCAAAAACCTACCGTGCATTTTTCGATGCTTTAGCCGAAGCGGAACAGATAATCAAAGCCGATAAAGCCGCAGCGGCACAAACTTATATTCGGGTTGAAAAGTCAAAATTACCGGTAGCCTTTATCCAGAAAATGATTGAGGACCCGGAGAATAACTTCACCATTACCCCAGAACGTACCTTTGTATACGCCGACAAGCTTTATCAGCTGGGTGTTTTGAAAAATAAAGCAGCCTCCTGGAAGGATTATTTCTTCAGTGAAGCTTATACCTTGCCGGGGAGCTGA
- a CDS encoding malate/lactate/ureidoglycolate dehydrogenase, with translation MPLFSHTFLRQYLRQHLQVVGVNSAIAGEVADNLVESSLKGHDSHGVSLIPRYIKAIRAGELDPQAVLSLTRDAGPILSYQGNNGFGQITGRLVMEQAILRVKQFGVCVVGLSHTHHLGRIGAWAEQATAAGLVSLHFANVGTRSSVLPFNGKRARFGTNPFCVGIPIAGKPPLILDFATSMVAGNKARIAWNEGRELPPDCAVDNEGNPTRDPRWLMQEPFGALLAFGAHKGSGLSLVCSLLGAALTGGETESSPHPGGPGIINNMLSIVFDPSLLGAGEHYTQAINDMLAWTRASRNDDELLLPGDAEQKHRKFRLEHGIEIDDVSWQQFKSLEDESIVRD, from the coding sequence ATGCCGCTTTTTAGTCATACCTTTTTACGCCAGTATTTGCGCCAGCATTTGCAGGTCGTCGGAGTGAACAGCGCGATCGCCGGTGAGGTAGCGGACAATCTCGTCGAATCGTCGCTCAAAGGTCACGACTCACACGGCGTTTCTCTGATTCCACGCTATATAAAGGCCATCCGCGCCGGTGAATTGGATCCGCAGGCAGTGCTCAGTCTGACCCGCGATGCGGGCCCCATTTTGTCTTATCAGGGGAACAACGGGTTTGGTCAGATCACCGGCCGCCTGGTCATGGAACAAGCCATCCTGCGGGTGAAACAGTTTGGCGTATGTGTCGTCGGGCTTTCCCACACTCACCATCTTGGCCGCATCGGTGCCTGGGCGGAACAGGCCACGGCGGCGGGCCTGGTGTCCCTGCATTTTGCCAACGTCGGCACACGATCTTCAGTACTCCCCTTTAACGGCAAACGCGCGCGTTTTGGGACCAATCCTTTCTGTGTCGGTATCCCGATAGCAGGCAAACCACCTTTAATACTGGATTTCGCCACCAGTATGGTGGCCGGTAACAAGGCGCGGATTGCCTGGAATGAAGGGCGGGAACTTCCACCCGATTGTGCCGTCGATAATGAGGGGAATCCTACCCGTGACCCACGCTGGTTAATGCAGGAGCCCTTCGGTGCACTGCTGGCATTTGGTGCACATAAAGGTTCGGGTCTGTCTCTGGTTTGCAGCCTGCTCGGTGCAGCCCTGACCGGTGGCGAAACTGAGAGTTCACCGCACCCGGGTGGCCCTGGCATCATCAATAATATGCTTTCCATCGTCTTCGACCCTTCCCTTTTGGGCGCAGGTGAACATTATACGCAGGCTATCAACGACATGCTGGCGTGGACACGCGCCTCCCGCAACGATGATGAATTGTTACTGCCTGGCGACGCAGAGCAAAAGCACCGTAAATTCCGTCTGGAGCACGGCATCGAAATTGATGACGTCAGCTGGCAGCAATTCAAATCTCTCGAAGATGAATCGATTGTACGGGACTGA